The following proteins come from a genomic window of Spea bombifrons isolate aSpeBom1 chromosome 10, aSpeBom1.2.pri, whole genome shotgun sequence:
- the LONP2 gene encoding lon protease homolog 2, peroxisomal: MASSGFIQIPRRLPLLLTQEGVLLPGSTMRTSVDTPGNMELVRSRLLRGTSLKSTIIGVIPNTSDPATDTEELPALHRIGTAALAVQVVGSNWPKPHFTLLVTGLCRFQVAEILTERPYPIAVVEQLDRLEQLSSKAEFKEALGDLSEQFYKYAMQLVDMLDNSVPAVAKLKRLLNNLPRELLPDVLTSIIRTTNEEKLQILDAVSLEERFKVTIPLLLRQIEGLKLLQKTRNPKLDEDKRVVAIRPLRKIGGIGGKQFSLENTEDEEEDSDDIILLEKKIKSSNMPEQALKVCVKEIKRLKKMPQSMPEYALTRNYLELMSELPWSKSTTDRLDIRAARILLDNDHYAMAKLKKRVLEYLAVRQLKNNLKGPILCFVGPPGVGKTSVGRSIAKTLGREFHRIALGGVCDQSDIRGHRRTYVGSMPGRIINGLKIVGVNNPVFLLDEVDKLGKSLQGDPAAALLEVLDPEQNHSFTDHYLNVPFDLSQVLFIATANTTATVPAALLDRMEVLEVPGYSQEEKIEIAHRHLISKQLAQHGLTPEQIQIPQETTLEIITRYTREAGVRSLERKFGAVCRAVAVKVAEGQHREPKTGTSYEVGAEEPKATFPEDPKSGAIAADLALPPEMPILIDRHALKDILGPPMYEVEVFERLSQPGVAIGLAWTPLGGEIMFVEASRMDGEGQLTLTGQLGDVMKESAHLAISWLRSNAKKYQLTNASGSFDLLDNTDIHLHFPAGAVTKDGPSAGVAIVTCLASLFSGRLVSSDVAMTGEITLRGLVLPVGGIKDKVLAAHRAGLKRVIIPKRNDKDLEEIPLNVRRDLSFVLADSLDDVLNAAFAGGFLIKTPPELLNSKL; encoded by the exons ATGGCGTCCAGCGGCTTCATCCAAATCCCCAGGCGCCTGCCCCTGCTGCTGACACAGGAGGGGGTGCTGCTGCCTGGCTCCACCATGCGGACCAGCGTGGACACCCCCGGGAACATGGAACTGGTGCGCAGCAGGCTGCTGAGGGGAACCTCGCTCAAGAGCACCATTATCGGGGTTATACCCAACACAAGCGACCCAGCCACTGACACCGAGGAGCTACCTGCCCTGCACAG GATCGGCACAGCAGCCCTGGCGGTCCAGGTCGTAGGCAGTAACTGGCCCAAGCCTCATTTCACTCTGCTGGTCACGGGCCTTTGCCGATTCCAGGTGGCGGAGATCTTGACGGAGAGACCTTATCCCATTGCAGTGGTTGAGCAGTTAGACCGGCTGGAGCAGCTGAGCAGTAAAGCTGAATTCAAGGAAGCTTTGGGGGATCTGTCAGAGCAGTTTTACAAGTACGCTATGCAG CTGGTGGACATGCTGGATAACTCCGTCCCTGCCGTAGCCAAGCTGAAGCGTTTATTAAATAACCTGCCCCGGGAGCTGCTGCCGGACGTCCTGACGTCTATAATCCGGACGACGAATGAAGAAAAACTTCAG ATTTTGGATGCTGTTAGTCTAGAAGAACGTTTTAAAGTGACCATCCCACTGTTACTGAGACAAATCGAAGGATTAAAACTCTTGCAAAAGACTCGAAACCCCAAATTGGACGAGGATAAAAGG GTGGTAGCAATACGGCCCCTGAGGAAAATCGGCGGAATCGGTGGAAAGCAGTTTTCCCTGGAAAACACGGAAGATGAGGAGGAAGATTCAGATGACATCATCCtcctggagaaaaaaatcaaatcctCAAACATGCCTGAGCAAGCCCTAAAAGTCTGcgtgaaggaaataaaaag GCTGAAGAAAATGCCCCAGTCCATGCCTGAGTATGCCTTAACAAGGAACTATTTGGAGCTGATGTCTGAACTGCCATGGAGTAAAAGCACGACAG ATCGCCTGGATATCCGAGCGGCCCGGATCCTGTTGGATAATGATCATTATGCCATGGCCAAGCTGAAGAAGAGAGTTCTGGAGTACCTGGCAGTTAGACAGCTGAAGAACAACCTGAAAGGGCCAATTCTTTGCTTTGTAGGGCCCCCGGGAGTGGGTAAAACCAGCGTTGGAAGGTCCATAGCGAAAACCTtgggcagagaattccacaggATCGCGTTAGGAGGAGTGTGCGATCAATCGGATATCCGAGGACACAG GCGTACCTATGTGGGCAGTATGCCAGGCCGTATAATCAACGGGTTAAAGATAGTTGGGGTCAATAACCCCGTCTTCCTCCTGGATGAAGTTGACAAACTGGGGAAAAGTCTACAAGGGGACCCAGCCGCAGCTCTCTTAGAG GTCCTAGATCCAGAGCAGAACCACAGCTTCACTGACCACTACCTGAACGTGCCTTTCGACCTCTCCCAGGTCCTCTTTATAGCCACTGCCAACACAACTGCCACCGTCCCAGCGGCCCTTCTGGATAGAATGGAAGTACTAGAGGTTCCAG GGTACAGCCAAGAGGAGAAGATCGAGATTGCCCATAGACACCTGATCTCCAAGCAGCTGGCCCAGCACGGACTGACTCCAGAGCAGATCCAGATTCCCCAAGAAACTACACTAGAAATTATCACCAG GTACACCAGGGAAGCAGGGGTGCGCTCGCTGGAACGGAAATTTGGGGCCGTTTGCAGAGCTGTTGCCGTTAAAGTGGCGGAAGGACAACATCGTGAGCCCAAAACGGGGACCTCGTATGAGGTTGGCGCAGAAG AACCCAAGGCGACTTTCCCAGAAGATCCCAAATCCGGAGCCATCGCAGCGGATCTGGCTTTGCCGCCGGAAATGCCGATTCTTATTGACCGCCATGCGTTGAAGGACATCCTTGGGCCTCCCATGTATGAGGTAGAG GTGTTTGAACGTCTGAGCCAGCCAGGTGTAGCTATTGGTTTGGCATGGACCCCTCTCGGGGGCGAGATCATGTTTGTGGAGGCAAGTCGCATGGATGGGGAGGGACAGCTCACTCTTACCGGACAGCTAGGGGATGTCATGAAAGAGTCGGCCCATCTAGCAATCAGCTGGCTGCGCAGCAATGCAAAGAAATACCAGCTAACTAACG CATCTGGAAGTTTTGATCTCCTTGACAACACGGACATCCATCTCCACTTCCCTGCTGGAGCTGTCACAAAAGATGGACCATCTGCAGGGGTCGCCATAGTAACGTGCCTGGCTTCTCTCTTCAGTGGTCGGTTGGTGTCCTCGGACGTGGCAATGACAGGCGAGATCACGCTGAGGGGACTTGTTCTCCCG gttggAGGAATCAAAGACAAAGTGCTCGCGGCTCACAGAGCCGGCCTCAAGCGGGTCATTATTCCCAAGCGGAACGACAAGGACCTGGAAGAAATTCCTCTTAACGTGAGACGCGATCTGAGCTTCGTACTGGCGGACTCGTTGGATGACGTTCTAAACGCAGCTTTCGCTGGggggtttttaataaaaaccccACCTGAGCTCCTGAACAGTAAACTGTGA